The stretch of DNA TATAGTTATCATTCCTTTTTTTCTAAAAAAAACACGAAGAGACCTGAACTATCATTATGGTAGTTTTCCCCCACAATGTAGCTAGGTCTCTCTTCGTCTCCTGACACTCAAATATTAACTTAAGTATATTATATCAGAAATCTTTAGTTTTTAAAAGCCATAGTTGCTTGAATGGCTGTTTTCCAACCTTTATATAATTCTTGTTGTTTTTCTTCGTCCATCTTAGGTTCAAATTGTTGATCTAAATTCCAATGAGTCGCAATATCTTCTCGATCTTTCCAGAATCCAACGGCTAGACCTGCAAGATAGGCTGCACCTAGAGCGGTTGTTTCATTCATAATTGGACGTTCTACAGGAACATTTAAAATATCACTTTGGAATTGCATTAAGAAGTTGTTCTTTACGGCCCCACCATCTACACGTAATGTTTTCAAAGCAATTTTTGAATCAGCTTCCATTGCATCCAACACATCTTTCGTTTGATAGGCAAGAGATTCTAATGTCGCACGGATAAAATGTTCTTTTTCTGTTCCTCTCGTTAAACCGAATACAGCTCCCCGAACATCACTATCCCAATATGGGGTACCCAATCCAACAAAAGCTGGAACAACATAAACACCCTCTGTTGAATCTACATTTGTCGCATATCTTTCACTTTCTTTTGCTTCTTTAATCATTCTCATCCCATCGCGTAACCATTGGATGGCAGATCCCGCCACAAAAATACTACCTTCTAAGGCATACTCTACTTTTCCATCAATCCCCCATGCAATCGTTGTTAATAAACCGTTTTCGGATTGAACTGCTTTTTCTCCTGTATTCATTAACATAAAACAACCAGTTCCATACGTATTTTTGGCCATTCCACCTTCGAAGCATGCTTGGCCAAAAAGTGCTGCTTGCTGATCCCCAGCAGCTCCAGCGATCGGTATTTCTTGACCAAAGAAATGGTGTGGAATGGTGTTTGCATATACTTCAGAAGAAGGTCGAACTTCAGGAAGCATCTCTTTAGGGATGTCTAAAATATTTAAAAGTTCATCATCCCATTTTAATTCATGGATATTATACATTAATGTTCGTGATGCATTGGAATAATCCGTTACATGGGCACGTCCACCTGATAACTTCCAAATTAGCCATGTATCAATCGTTCCAAATAATAGTTCACCTTTTTCTGCACGTTCCCTAGCGCCTTCAACATGGTCTAAAATCCATTTGACTTTTGTTCCAGAGAAATAAGCGTCGATCAATAAACCAGTCTTTTGACTGAATATATCATTTAATCCTTTTTCCTTTAATTCCTCACAAATTTCCGCTGTTTGACGTGATTGCCAAACAATCGCATTATAAATGGGGCGACCTGTATCCTTTTCCCACACAACGGTCGTTTCCCGTTGATTTGTAATCCCAATTCCAGCGACTTGCTCAGGTCTAACATCTGCTTCTGATAAAACGGTTGCAATACATGCTAAAATAGTCCCCCAAATTTCATTTGCATTATGTTCGACCCAACCAGGGTTTGGAAAATGTTGAGTAAATTCTCGTTGAGCCACATGAACAATTTCACCTTTTTGGTCAAAAAGCATCGCACGTGAACTAGTAGTTCCTTGATCTAATGAAAGAATATATTTTTCCATTTTAATTTCCTCCTTATTTTTCCTCATATTTCTATTTGATTTGACTACTTTATTACTTAATTTTCAGTTTTCTTCATTCAAATAGAATCTTGATGTAAAGTTAATTTTGCTTGGCGATGTGTCATCATAGAAGCAATGATGAAAACAATGATTGATACGACAAGTACTCCCCAAAAGGCAGGAACGACATTTCCGATAAATACAGCTTGATAAAATAATCCTGCAAATGATCCTCCTAGCATAGGCCCCACGACTGGGATCCATGCATATTTCCAATTGGATGAACCCTTTCCTGGTATCGGTAAAATAAAATGAGCAATACGTGGACCTAAATCACGTGCAGGATTAATGGCATATCCTGTTGTTCCACCTAACGATACCCCAATCGCAACAATTAGCAAACCGACAATGAATGGATTTAATCCATCTGCAAATTTATTGGCTCCAATGGTTAAAATCCCTAATACTAAAACGAATGTTCCGATAAACTCACTCATAAGGTTGGCAAATGTGTGTGGAATCGCTGGTCCTGTTGCGAAAACACCAAGTTTCGTACCAGGATCTTCAGTGACTTTCCAATGAGGTAAGAAGTGGAAGTAGACGATCGTTGCACCAATGATCGCTCCAATCATTTGAGCCACTATATATCCAAATACTTGTGACCATAAAAAATCTCCATTAAATGCTAAACCTAATGTTACAGCTGGATTTAAATGAGCTCCACTAAATTGCCCAGTGGCATAGACAGCAAATGTAACCGCTAATCCCCACCCAATGTTGATGACTAACCATCCTGCCCCATGTGCATATGATTTTTTCAAGTTTACGTTCGCACAAACCCCTCCACCTAACACAATTAATAAGGCGGTTCCTACTAATTCAGCTAAATATGGTGACATGAAATATTCCTCCCCAAAAGCTTTTCTTTAAACGTTTAGAAAACAAAAAGACCCACAAAAATCTATCTACTAATTAGCATTACCTAAATTAGTTCAAGAATTTATGTGAGTCTCATTTGTTCTCCATCACAAATTATTAACTTGTATATTAAGCTTAAAATATATTGAAAGCGGTGTCAATCGTTTTTTCTATTAAAATCTATAGAAAAAACAAAAAAATCGCTCTTGTCAATTATCTTTCCTGTAAAAATTGGAACAAAAATTGGACAAAATCCCTATAATCATAATAGGATAATAATAGTATTTAATAGAAATGAGGGGTTAAGTTGGAAAAACGATTGGATTCTGTCGATTTAATGAAGAAGATCGATGACAAAAAGACGTATAAAAAAAGATTGAAAAAGTATCAATTACGTTTGCTTAGGTTACAACAAATCCTATTCCAGGAGAATATTGGAGTTATTTTTGTCATGGAAGGGATGGATGCGGCTGGAAAAGGGGGAGCGATCAAGCGCGTGACTGAACGACTTGACCCGCGAGGATTTCGGGTTCAGCCCATATCAGCCCCTGCTCCTCATGAAAAAAGATACCATTATTTACAAAGATTTTGGAGAAAGTTACCGAAGTATGGTCAAATAACCATATTTGACCGCTCATGGTATGGTCGTGTTTTAGTCGAAAGAATTGAGAAATTTGCCACAGAGGAAGAATGGCAGCGTGCCTATCAAGAAATTAACCAATTTGAAAAAATGTGTACAGATGATCGCTATATTATCGCCAAGTTCTGGTTTCAAATTGATCAAGAGGAACAGTTAAAACGATTTAAGGAGAGAGAAAATAATCCGCTAAAAAATTGGAAAATAACCGATGAGGATTGGCGGAATCGGGAAAAATGGGATCAATATCAAGCAGCTGCCGAGGAAATGTTTGCTAAAACAGATGTTCCTTCGTCCCCTTGGTTTATTATTGAAGGAAATGATAAACGATATGCTAGAGTCAGAACTTTAGAAATTATGGTAAAGTATATTGAGCAATATTTAAATGAAAAAGGCATAAAGATTCCAAAAAGTGACGAAGCATAATCGTCGTTCAAATGGAACTAGCCGGCTGTCTTTAAGAGACGTTTCCATTTCGAATTCGCATTTTGAAATGGCACACTTTTTTGGACAGCCTCCCATTTAAACATTTTGGCTAATGATCCGTTTCTGTGATAAGATACTCGTACTATTAGCTTTGTCTCAATCTTTCGGATTATTAAACATCTGAGTAATTTACCGCTTTAACTATAATGCTTCCATAAACTTTTATCCGAAGTGGTAATGGCGGAAGCTCCCGCATTTAATGCCTGCTCAACTTCCTCTGGATGGTCAATTAATCCACCAGCAAAAATAGATTTTCCAGTTCTTTCATACATCTCACTAATCGTTTTAGGCACAACACCTGGAAGGAGCTCAATATAATCTGGATTTGTTTTCGAGATGAGTTTTATACTTCTTTCCAGCGCACTTGAATCGATAATAAACACCCGTTGAACTGTAAATATTCCTTTTTGTTTCGCTTTCATGATGACATTCCCTTTTGTTGAAATGATTCCATACGGTTTCACATATTGCGCAAGAAACTCTGCCGCATATTCATCACTACTTAACCCATGAATGAGATCGGCATGTAAAAACATCTTTCGGTTATTTTGTCTAGCATAATCAAAAACACTTTTCAACATTCCAATATGCATATCTAAAAAAACACCATACTCATACTGGGTTTTTAGCATTTTGTCAAAATCCTTCATTGAACGGATAGCTGGTAATATTTTTTGCCCTTTAAAGCTCAATTCCCTCACTCCATTTAGAAAAAATAAAATCCTTGCATTAGTATACCTTAACTATATGCTAAAACATATCTATTTTGACGGTTCCCTGCCTTCATCACACAAAAAAACAAGGTAAAACATTGATAAATCAGCATTTTTACCTTGTCAAAAACTACATGACCCTCTTAAACATCTTCTGCATTTCATACGTAGAATAATGAATAATAATAGGGCGACCATGTGGACATGTGAAAGGATCGGAGCTCATACGCAAACTATCGAGCAAGCTTTGGATTTCATCATCACGCAAATGACGATTGGCCTTAATAGATGCTTTACAACTCATCATAATTGCCGCCTCTTCACGTAATTTCTTAATATCCACTGTTTTCATCGTTAATAATTGTTCAATCATCTCTTCAATAATTTCTTTTTCCTCCCCTTTTGGAAACCATTGGGGATGAGAGCGAACGATAAAGGAGGAGGGACCAAACGACTCTAAAAACACTCCCACTTTTTCTAGCTCCTCTTGATATTCAGTAATTTTCACAAATTCATCCATTGAATATTGTAGGGTTAACGGGATAAGCATATCTTGTAGTTCATTTTCAATTTGTCCAACTTTCTCACGGAAAAATTCATATTTTAAACGTTCCTGTGCCGCATGTTGATCAATAATATAGAGCCCCCGTTCATTTTGTGCAAAAATATAGGTTCCATGCATTTGACCAATCGGATACATGGGTGGAATTCGACTCTCTGTTTTTGACTCATTCAAGTCATTGGTATTCTCCTGTTCCTCCATAAAGGGCTGGGTTGGCTCATGGATGGTAACTTCAGGGAAGGGAAGGTCATCCATCATGGCTGTATGGTTCTGAACTTGTTGTTGCTCTTGATTCCAGTCATTAACTTCTCTTTCGTACAAGATTTTCATTTCTTCTTTTGGAAGTGAAGACGATGGCTTCTCGTATGAATTGGATGTTCCAATACGTGAAGGACGATTTGAGTGAGATTCTTTCACAGGCAAATGGTCTAAAGAAAAAATTTGTTGCTCTGAAAATACCTCACTTTTCGGTTTCATTGTTTCTTTCGGAATTAATTCTTCCTTTTGAAAAACTTTTTTGATACATGTTGTCACAAGTTCATTTAACTCTTTTTCTTTGCTGAATCGAACCTCCATTTTGGAGGGATGGACATTGACATCCACTAATAATGGGTCCATTTTTATATTTAATAGAACAATTGGGTAACGACCGATCGGTAATAATGTATGATATCCTTCTTGAATCGCTTTTGCGAGTGGATAGTTTTTAATGAAACGACCATTAATCATCGTTGATATATAGTTACGCGATGCCCTCGTCACTTCAGGTAATGAAATCCACCCATCGATTTCAAAATCTAAAGAAGTGCCAGAAAGCGGAATCATCATTTTGGCAATATTGACCCCATAAATAGAGGCGAGGACTTGTCTTACATCCCCTTTTCCATTCGTTTGAAGAAGTACGCGATCATGATGACGAAGACGAATCGATACCTCTGGATGTGCTAAAGCAAGACGATTCACCACATCAGTAATATTCCCGAGCTCCGTATGAACGGTTTTCATATACTTTAATCTTGCAGGTGTATTATAAAATAAATTAGAAACTGTTATTTCTGTTCCTTTTCGGGCAGAGGCTTGCTCTTGCTTCACCAATTTTCCACCTTCTAGGTAAATCCTTGTCCCTACTTGATCTCCAACACTTGAAATGAGTTCTAATTGTGAAACAGAGGCAATACTTGGGAGGGCTTCTCCACGAAATCCTAATGTACGGATTCTGAATAAATCTTCCTCATTTTTTATTTTACTTGTCGCATGACGATTAAATGCCTTGAGACAATCCTCTTCTTCAATTCCATCTCCATTATCAATAATACATATTTTACTTAATCCCGCTTCTTCTATATCGATTTCAACCACAGTACTATGGGCATCTATCGCATTTTCAACCAATTCTTTTACAACAGAGGCGGGTCTCTCTACAACTTCTCCGGCGGCAATTTTATTCGATAAAATATCATCCAATTGAATAATTTTCCCCAACTGTATTCACCTCTTATGTTGTATTTTTTCTCTAATTATTTCAGCTTTTTCTGTAACTCATACAGTGCATTGAACGCTTGCAAAGGATTCATTTCCAAAATATTCAAAGATGCTAATTCATGAAGGATCTTTCTTTCCTTCGACGTCGGCGTTGCTTTCTTCTCTTGTTTTGGTTTTTCTTCAAAAAACGATAGCTGACCTTCTTGAATCGTCAGTGTTTCCTTTTCTTCCGAAGGGGTGGTTGCTTGTTCTATTCGTTTAGGGACATCTTGATGTTCCAATTCATTTAAGATTTCATTAGCACGTGATATGACTTCTTTTGGAAGTTGTGCAAGCTTGGCAACATGGACTCCATAGCTCTTATCGGCAGCGCCTTCCTTAATTTTATGGAGAAATACAACTTTTCCATTTTGTTCAACTGCACTGACATGAACATTCTTCAAATGGGATAATGTTTTTTCTAACACGGTTAGTTCATGATAATGAGTGGAAAATAAGGTTTTTGCCCCAATTCGTTCATGAATATACTCAATCATTGCTTGTGCTAAGGACATCCCATCGTAGGTAGAAGTTCCTCTTCCAATCTCATCAAATAAAATAAGCGAATGTTGGGTTGCATTTGTAATCGCATTTTTCGCTTCTAACATTTCAACCATAAATGTGCTTTGTCCAGAAATTAAATCATCGGCTGCCCCAATCCGTGTAAACACTTGGTCAAATATAGGGAGAACTGCTTCTTCCGCAGGAACAAAACAACCGATTTGTGCCAGCACCGCTGTGAGAGCAATTTGCCTCATATACGTACTTTTCCCCGACATATTTGGTCCAGTAATTAACAGGATCTCTCTTTCTTTGCCCATTACACAATCATTCGGCACATATTGTTGGGAGGACATCACTTTTTCCACAACAGGATGTCTTCCATCTTTAATATATAATGTTCGGTCTTGATGGAAACTTGGTTTCACATAATGACGCATTTCACTAATCGTAGCAAAGCATTGTAACACGTCGAGTTCACTTAGTTTCTTCGCAAGATTTTGCAATCGTGGAATGAAATTTTTTACATATTCGCGAATTTGCAAAAATAAATCATACTCTAAATCGACACTTTTCTCCTCTGCTTGGAGAATTAAGGCCTCCTTTTCCTTGAGTTCTGGAGTGATAAATCGTTCGGCATTCGTTAACGTCTGTTTCCGTTCATAACGGTCTTCATTTAACAAAGGTAAATTGGCTTTCGTCACTTCTATGTAATAGCCAAACACTCGGTTAAATCCAACCTTCAAAGATTTAATGCCTGTTTTTTCCTTTTCCGATTGTTCTAATTGTGCGATCCAATCTTTCCCGTTTCTACTAGCATCACGGTAGCGATCTAATTCCTCATGGTACCCATCCTTTATGATCCCTCCCTCTTTGATGGATAAAGGAGGGGTATCAAGTAATGCTTTATCTAGGAATTCGGTGATTTCTTCACATGAATCTAGTTCATTTGCGACCCTCTTCATTTCGTCATGGTCGATTTGTAAAAATAACTCGCGGATCATTGGGACTTGTTGTAAAGATCTTTTTAGTTGGACAAGGTCACGAGCATTGACATTTCCAAAGGCCACTCGACCAGCTAATCTTTCAACATCATATACTTCCTTCAATAATTCTCTTAAGTCTTGTCTTTCGAAGTAATATTCAATGAGCAATTCTACTAATTGCTGTCTTTTTTCAATTTCGGATTGCGTAATGAGAGGTCGGTCAATCCATTGCTTTAAAAGTCGTCCTCCCATAGCAGTTTTCGTTTCATCCAACAACCATAATAAGGAGCCTTTTTTCCCCTTAGAACGAATGGTTTCTGTTAACTCTAGATTCCTCTTAGAATAATAATCCATTTTCATGAACTGATGAACAGTGTACGTTTCCACAGGCTGTAAATGATCTAAACTTCTTTTTTGTGTTCGGTACAAATAATTAAAAATCCGAGCCATTGTGATACGTAATTTATCCTGCTCAATCGATTGAAGTAGTTCTATATAGGACTCTTTTATGTCAGTATCATCTTCAAATGAAAAAGTGAGGGGAGCACGTTCCGCCATTTTCTTCTGTAGCTCCTGATCAAATGTTGAGTGAATCACAACCTCTTTTACACCTAAAGTCGATATCTCGTTTAATACCTCATCAAAAGACTCCGTAAATAATGTGACATGATTCTCCCCTGTTGATAAATCATTATAGGCAAATCCATATGTGCCATCTTCAAAGGCTGAGATAGAACCAAGGTAATTGTTTTCCTTCTCAGCTAAACCTTTCCCTTCCATCATCGTCCCTGGGGTAATTAACTGGACAACTTCTCTTTTTATGACACCTTTAGCTTGCTTTGGATCCTCTGTTTGTTCACAAATCGCTACTTTAAATCCTTTTTCAATTAGTCTTTCAATATATGAAGCCGCCGAATGGTATGGTACCCCACACATGGGAATTCTTCCTTCTCCACCACCATCACGACTTGTTAACGTAATTTCTAATTCCTGAGACGCTGTGACCGCATCATCAAAGTAGGATAGGAACCCAGCGCCTTGCTACATTTCTGTAGTAGGTTTCCAAGAACCCTCCCCCAAACCGTACGTACTCCTCTCAGAGTATACGGCTTTCCATTCATCAATCTAACTTACCGGCATGCAAATCATTATGACATTTCTCGCATAAGACAAGAATTTTTCTTTGTCTTGCAATCATCATTCTTTCCTAATTTGCCTTGCCTTTCAAATCTTTGAGCTTCTTAATATGATGTACTTCTAAATCATCACTTTCTTTACTACAGTATTCACACCTGTCCGCCATCAGTCTATCAATGAAACTTGTACGACCAGCATATTAAAAGGTATTCGGGAGATGATCGACATCAATATTCTTGATTACCGATTCATTTCTCTTAAACCCTTCATCATAAAGTTTTCTGTATTTTGTACCAGACTTCGTTTCATACTTGACCATAAAAGTCCCGTTGACAGAATACTTCCTGATAATTTTCGCTGTAGATGTTTTATATTTATTAGCAAATGTTTTAAACATACTGTGTTTCATGAGTGAGTAAAATTTCCCTACCACACTCGCGTTTTTTGCTAACCTGTAGTAAATGTAGAATCCTCTAATCTCGGAATTATACGTACTCAATATTTCCAAATCATCCCGATTGATTAGCTCAGGTCTGTGAAGCCACTTCCACTTACCAGTTCGGTCGATTTTTAATGCACCCAAGTCCAAAAGTGTGTTGATCCACTTTTCTCTAGGCACATATAACTGACATCTTCCGTTGAAAAATCTTCTTAGATTCCCATTTTTATCCCTGATGCGTTCATGACTGTTTTCAATAGTAATGTCATAACTCAGGAATCTCGCGAAATCTTTCCCATTAGTTATCAGCGTTTTATCGTCTGATAAATTTAACTTAAGCTCATCCTTTAGAAATTCCGAAAGTATTTCTTTAATATGACTTGCATCTTTTTTACTCCCAATTATGCCAATAAGAAAATCATCAGCATACCTTACATATAGTAACCTTTTATCATTACCATCCATTGGGTCTGAATATTGCATACTTCTTAAGGTATTTCGTAGTTCATTGATTTCATCTTGAAGTTGTCGTCTTTCCGATTCATCTAAGGTTTCATAGTTGTCTTTAAGTTTCTTCACTTTATATTCTATCCTACCGCTTATAAGCTTGTATTCAGGATTTCTTTTCCGCTTTTTACCTTCAGTGAAATTGTCGAATTTGTAGTTTTCAACAAAATTATCAAGTTCATTTAGGTAAATATTAGATAATATTGGGCTAATTATTCCGCCTTGTGGAGTTCCACTATAGGTTTTATGGAATTTCCAGTCCTCCATATATCCAGCTTTTAAGAATTTCCATATAAGGTTAATAAATTTTTCATCTTTAATTCTCTTCCTAAGAATCGAAATTAACTTCTGATGATTAATATTATCGAAGAAACCTTCAATGTCCCCTTCTATGAACCACTTGACACCTGTGAAATTTCTTTTTATTTCCATCAGAGCTGTATGACAGCTTCTGTTCGGTCTGAATCCATGTGAATGGTCAGAGAAAGAATTTTCATAAATCGCTTCAAGAATCATCCTAACTACTTCTTGGACTAACTTATCGTTAAATGATGGTATTCCTAATGGTCTTAGTTTTCCATTTTTCTTTGGAATGTAAGTCCTTCTAACTGGTTGTGGTTTGTAACTTTCATTTTTGATTTGTTCAATTAAGTCATCAATTCTTTGAATACTCATTCCATCTATTGTTGTACCGTTAACACCTTCCGTTAAATTCCCTCCATTAGGTGCTAATTTGCTGTATGCAACAAGATAGAAATTCCTATTATAGAGGTTCCTATAAATTTTGAAGTACACATATTCTTCAAGATGCGATTTGCTAGCTAGATTGTTTAATACTACTAATGGATCTCTCATGAAGCCTCACGCTCCTTCCCAAATTTGTATCAAACAAGATGAACTGCGTCCCTTCGCCATGTACTAGGCTTTCCCTAGCTCGGACTACTACGGAAGCTCCGTTACCATATTAGATATTCAAGCTCTTTAGCTATAGCCATAACAGGCGTTCTAACTTAGGTAATCCCCATTTAGTCTTATAAGAACATACTTGTTGTAATGTCGGATGCGACTTTCACCCTTTTCTCCTTATTGGAGATGCCTGACCTTGAACCGCTCATATTTACAAGAAGACGAAATGTAAATATTTTGTTGAGGAACATGTTTTTCATTACTCAACCTAAGGTCAATAGACGTTTCAACTACCTTTCGTCTATGGCTACGTTCTACCGGCTCAGATTATCGTTCAAGTAATCCAACTTTCATCCTTGTTTACAACTTTTCGCTTCGCCTTTCAGTCGTGGTTTTGGTAGTTAACCAACTTAAGGCTTTTCGGACATGCTACACTCCCCTTTTGATTTCTCTCCAGGATAAGTCCGCTAGCGATAGGCAAATGCGGTTTAACCTACTGTATTGTAAGTACAGATTTCTTATAAGTCCTTATGGGCGCACAAACATTTCATAAAAATCTCCTAAACGAAAAAACAAAAAGGCATCTTGATAATCTGCCTTCACTTGTAAGTATTGTTGAATCATTGGCGTATATTTGGCCATTTTATCTCCAAACCCTTTCCATTCTACCATTAACTATTTCGAAACTATATTATAACATAATGGCAGCCTATTTTTCTGAGATCAACCCTTCATATCGCGATTAAATTCTTCCTTTCTTTTTCTATTATAACGATCAGTTTTCTGAATTTTATTTACTTTTAAGTGATCATTCCTTACACTTAAGGAAATAGACTTGA from Oikeobacillus pervagus encodes:
- the glpK gene encoding glycerol kinase GlpK, coding for MEKYILSLDQGTTSSRAMLFDQKGEIVHVAQREFTQHFPNPGWVEHNANEIWGTILACIATVLSEADVRPEQVAGIGITNQRETTVVWEKDTGRPIYNAIVWQSRQTAEICEELKEKGLNDIFSQKTGLLIDAYFSGTKVKWILDHVEGARERAEKGELLFGTIDTWLIWKLSGGRAHVTDYSNASRTLMYNIHELKWDDELLNILDIPKEMLPEVRPSSEVYANTIPHHFFGQEIPIAGAAGDQQAALFGQACFEGGMAKNTYGTGCFMLMNTGEKAVQSENGLLTTIAWGIDGKVEYALEGSIFVAGSAIQWLRDGMRMIKEAKESERYATNVDSTEGVYVVPAFVGLGTPYWDSDVRGAVFGLTRGTEKEHFIRATLESLAYQTKDVLDAMEADSKIALKTLRVDGGAVKNNFLMQFQSDILNVPVERPIMNETTALGAAYLAGLAVGFWKDREDIATHWNLDQQFEPKMDEEKQQELYKGWKTAIQATMAFKN
- a CDS encoding MIP/aquaporin family protein, whose product is MSPYLAELVGTALLIVLGGGVCANVNLKKSYAHGAGWLVINIGWGLAVTFAVYATGQFSGAHLNPAVTLGLAFNGDFLWSQVFGYIVAQMIGAIIGATIVYFHFLPHWKVTEDPGTKLGVFATGPAIPHTFANLMSEFIGTFVLVLGILTIGANKFADGLNPFIVGLLIVAIGVSLGGTTGYAINPARDLGPRIAHFILPIPGKGSSNWKYAWIPVVGPMLGGSFAGLFYQAVFIGNVVPAFWGVLVVSIIVFIIASMMTHRQAKLTLHQDSI
- a CDS encoding polyphosphate kinase 2 family protein, with product MKKIDDKKTYKKRLKKYQLRLLRLQQILFQENIGVIFVMEGMDAAGKGGAIKRVTERLDPRGFRVQPISAPAPHEKRYHYLQRFWRKLPKYGQITIFDRSWYGRVLVERIEKFATEEEWQRAYQEINQFEKMCTDDRYIIAKFWFQIDQEEQLKRFKERENNPLKNWKITDEDWRNREKWDQYQAAAEEMFAKTDVPSSPWFIIEGNDKRYARVRTLEIMVKYIEQYLNEKGIKIPKSDEA
- a CDS encoding glycerol-3-phosphate responsive antiterminator; protein product: MSFKGQKILPAIRSMKDFDKMLKTQYEYGVFLDMHIGMLKSVFDYARQNNRKMFLHADLIHGLSSDEYAAEFLAQYVKPYGIISTKGNVIMKAKQKGIFTVQRVFIIDSSALERSIKLISKTNPDYIELLPGVVPKTISEMYERTGKSIFAGGLIDHPEEVEQALNAGASAITTSDKSLWKHYS
- the mutL gene encoding DNA mismatch repair endonuclease MutL yields the protein MGKIIQLDDILSNKIAAGEVVERPASVVKELVENAIDAHSTVVEIDIEEAGLSKICIIDNGDGIEEEDCLKAFNRHATSKIKNEEDLFRIRTLGFRGEALPSIASVSQLELISSVGDQVGTRIYLEGGKLVKQEQASARKGTEITVSNLFYNTPARLKYMKTVHTELGNITDVVNRLALAHPEVSIRLRHHDRVLLQTNGKGDVRQVLASIYGVNIAKMMIPLSGTSLDFEIDGWISLPEVTRASRNYISTMINGRFIKNYPLAKAIQEGYHTLLPIGRYPIVLLNIKMDPLLVDVNVHPSKMEVRFSKEKELNELVTTCIKKVFQKEELIPKETMKPKSEVFSEQQIFSLDHLPVKESHSNRPSRIGTSNSYEKPSSSLPKEEMKILYEREVNDWNQEQQQVQNHTAMMDDLPFPEVTIHEPTQPFMEEQENTNDLNESKTESRIPPMYPIGQMHGTYIFAQNERGLYIIDQHAAQERLKYEFFREKVGQIENELQDMLIPLTLQYSMDEFVKITEYQEELEKVGVFLESFGPSSFIVRSHPQWFPKGEEKEIIEEMIEQLLTMKTVDIKKLREEAAIMMSCKASIKANRHLRDDEIQSLLDSLRMSSDPFTCPHGRPIIIHYSTYEMQKMFKRVM